The sequence CACCATGGCACTGGGTGCAGGTTCGGTTACGCCGATGCAGATGGCGGTGGGCTACGGCGTGTTCGCCAACGGCGGTTACCGTGTGGCACCCACCTTGATCACAAGGATTGCCGATCACAAGGGAAAGGTACTCTTCGAGGCGGCGGAGGCACAGCTGTCCGACGCGCAGCGCGCCATTGAACCGCGCAACGCTTTCATCATGAACAGCCTGCTTCAGGAAATCACCCGCTCGGGCACGGCAGCGCGCGCGCAAGCCACGCTCAAACGAACCGATCTCTTTGGCAAAACCGGCACCACCAACGACTCGGTGGACGCCTGGTTCGTGGGCTATCAACCCACCTTGGTCGCTGCGGCTTGGGTGGGATATGACTCGCCACGCAACCTGGGCAGCCGCGAAACCGGTGGCGGGCTGAGTCTTCCGATCTGGATTTCGTTCATGTCTCAGGCGCTCAAGGATGTGCCGGTGGCGGCGTACACGCCTCCACCCGGGGTGATCAATGTGGGTGGCGAGTGGTACTTTGAAGAGTTCACACCCGGCAACGGCGTGCACGGGCTGGGCTTGCAGGACCCATGGCCAGGCGCAGTGGTTCCGGAGGTCGACCCCGCCAGTGCGCCAACCGCGCCAGTGGCAGCGCCCGTTGTGGAAGACCGGCGCGGCATCCTCGATCTGTTCAGGAACTGAAGCTCAGCGACTGGCCGGATTGTTCTGATGCGAAACGGGAGAGGTGGGCCAGAAACTCGCCCTGGCCTTTGGTATCCATCCAGGCGGTCCCGTCGTGGCGGTAGTGGAAACCACCGGCGCGCGCGGCCAGCCACACTTCCTGCAGCGGCTTCTGCAGGTTGACGATGATCTGGCTGCCGTTGGCGAACGTCATCGTGATCATGCCGCCCACGCGCTGGTTGTCGACATCGGCATCGGTTTGATCGTTGATGCGATCGCATGCCAACTCGATCGCGCGCAACAGCGCCTCTGCCAGGTCTTGGTACTCGGTGTCGGTCATTACAATCGGTGCATGTTGAGAACGACACGCATTTTAGGCCGCCCCCCTTCACGCACGCGGGTTGTGGGCATGGTGCTCGGCCTGTTGTTGCTGTCGGCTTGTGGTCAAAAAGGGCCTTTGTACCTGCCCACCGCCACACCGACGCCGGCCAGCACAAACGCCACGACAATCGCCCCGACGCCGACGGTCAGCCCCGCACTGCGCTGACGCACAACGCGCTCCCGGCTGCCGGCCTGTGCACCCCCTCCATCTGTTCCGATCCTCAGAATGACCACCCTGCCCGGCCAGCCTCCCATGACCCTGCCCCCTTTCATTTCGTACCAGTCGGGCGAACTCGTGATGGAGGGCGTGTCGCTCAAGAAGTTGGCCGAGCAACACGGGACGCCACTTTTCGTCTACAGCCGCGCAGCCATGCTGGGCGCGCTGGCCGCCTACCAGCGCGGGCTGGCTGGGCGCTCGCACCAGATCTGCTACGCCATGAAGGCCAACTCCACGCTGGGCATCCTGCAGACGCTGGTGCGTGCAGGCTGCGGGCTGGACATCGTCTCGGGTGGTGAACTCGAACGCGCGCTGGCCGCTGGTGTGGAGCCAGGCAAGATCATCTTCTCCGGCGTGGGCAAAACGCGCGCCGAGATGCGTCGCGCGCTGGACGTCGGCATTGGGTGTTTCAACGTGGAGAGCCGCGCCGAGCTGGACGTGCTCGACGAAGTTGCGCGCGACATGAAACGGCGCGCACCCGTGAGCGTGCGCGTGAACCCCAATGTGGACGCGCAGACCCACCCCTACATTTCCACCGGTCTCAAGGGCAACAAGTTCGGCATCGCGCACGAAGATGTGGTCGCCACCTACCGGCATGCCGCTGCATGCACCGGCCTGCACGTGGTCGGCATCGACTGCCACATCGGCTCGCAGATCACGCAGACCGGGCCCTACCTCGACGCGATGGACCGGGTGCTTGATCTCGTGCAGAGCATCGAAGCTGCGGGCGTGCCGATCGAGCACATCGACTTCGGTGGCGGCCTGGGCATCGACTACCACGGCGACACACCCCCACAGGCCGATGCGCTCTGGCAGCAACTGCTGAAACGACTGGACGAACGCGGTTTTGGCGACCGCAAGATCGTCATCGAACCCGGTCGCTCACTCGTGGGCAACGCGGGTGTGTGTCTCACCGAAGTGCTGTACCGGAAGCCGGGCGAGCAGAAGAATTTTCTGATCGTGGACGCGGCCATGAACGACCTGCCACGCCCTGCCATGTACCAGGCCTTTCACCGCATCGTGGAAGTTGCTCCCCGCGAAGAGGCCCCCACCACCTGGGACGTGGTCGGCCCGGTGTGCGAAAGCGGAGATTGGTTGGGCCGCGACCGCGCGCTGGCCGCGCAGTCAGGTGACGTGCTGGCTGTGCTGTCGGCAGGCGCCTACTGCATGAGCATGGCGAGCAACTACAACACGCGCGGTCGGGCCGCTGAGGTGCTGGTGGATGGCAACACTGCCACGCTGATCAGGGCGCGCGAATCGGCCGCTGACCAGTTGCGCCTGGAAACCTTGCTGCCGCCGGCCTGATCTGTTGCGTCAGGCAGCGCGCGGCTTCGAGAGCCGCCGCCAGAGGCGCCAGCCCAGCAACGCCGCAAACAGACCCGCGTAGACCGCCACCTCGGCAAAGTCGTTCTTGCCGCTTCGCATCCAGAAAAAGTGCAGCACCGCCAGCCCGGCAATGACGTACACCGCGCGGTGCAGGAGCTGCCAACGCTGGGCGCCCATGGCGCGAATGGCGCGGTTGAACGAAGTGGCCGCCAGCGCCAGCAAGAGCAACCAGCCCAGAAAACCGACCAGGATGAACGGGCGCTTGATCACGTCGTCCACGATGCCCGGCACGCTGAATTCCATGTCGAACCACGCGTAGGCCAGCAGGTGCAGGCAGGCGTAGAAGAACACGAACAGCCCCACCATGCGGCGCAGGCGCGCCAACGCCACCCAGCCGCTCACCGTGCGCAGCGGCGTGATGACCAGCACCAGCACCAGAAAACGGATGGTCCAGTCACCCAGCGAGCGAATCAGTGCCTCGGCCGGGTTGGCGCCAAGCTGATCGGCAAACGCCGCCCAGACCAGCCAGGCGAACGGCAGCAAAGCCAGCACAAACCCGACGGGCTTGGCAGAGCGGTGGCTCAGCCAGCGGTTGATGCGCGAACCGGGGGAGCGGGCTCCAGCCGGGAGCCCCGGCGAACGAATGGCCTCCATCAGAAGAACTTGCGCAGATCCATGCCGGCGTAGAGCTGACCCACCTGTGGCTCGTAGCCGTTGAACATCTGGGTCTGTCGGCGTTTGGCGAACAGGCCACCTTCTTCACCAATGCGACGCTCGGTGGCCTGGCTCCAGCGGGGGTGGGACACCTGCGGGTTCACGTTCGAATAGAAGCCGTACTCCATCGGTGCCGCACGGTTCCACGCGGTGCGCGGCTCCTTGTCGGTGAAGCGGATCTTCACAATCGACTTGCCACTCTTGAAACCATACTTCCACGGCACCACCAGCCGCACCGGCGCGCCGTTCTGGTTGGGCAGCACCTCGCCGTACATCCCGAAGGTGAGCAGCGTGAGCGGGTGCATGGCCTCGTCCAGCCGCAGACCTTCCACGTAGGGCCACTCCAGCACGTTCGAGTTCAAACCCGGCATCTGCTTGTTGTCGGCCAGCGTCACGAATTCCACGAACTTCGCGCTGCCCTGCGGTTGCACCTGCTTGATGAGTTCGGCCATCGAATAACCGACCCACGGCACCACCATCGACCAGCCTTCAACACAGCGAAGACGGTAGATGCGCTCTTCCATCGGGCTGAGTTTGAGCAAGGCGTCCAGGTCGAAGGTGCCCGGTTTGTTCACCAGACCTTCAACGGCGACGGTCCACGGACGGGGTTTGAGCGACTTGGCATAGACCGCCGGGTCGGCCTTGTCGGTGCTGAACTCGTAGTAGTTGTTGTAGGTGCTGGCGTCGTCGTAAGAGGTCAGCTTCTCCACCGTGGTGGCACCCGGCACGCTGGAGGACTTGCCGGGCAGGGGCAGCAACTTGCCCGGGCGGGGCGTGGGGCCAGCGGACTGGGCCCACGCATCCTTGGTGGCCAGCGAAGCCACGCCGCCGACAGCGGCTGCCGCGAACGCGCTGCGTTGCAGCCACTGTCGCCGGTTCTGGTAGGCCGCCTTGGCCGTGATTTCACTGGGGAAAGGGTGGTTGAAGCCGTCTTGGGAAGTTCGGATGAGCATGGGGCGGTCCTGATCTGTGCAACGCCCCGCGCAGAGGATGCCGCGCAGGACTTGCCGTGAGTCGTCGGACAGCCGCGATTCTTACAAAGTTCCGGGGAGGGCCGCGCTGCCCTGCCCGCTTGACCCCTCCGCAGGGATCAGAGTTCGCCGTAGCTGTGCAGGCCCGAGAGGAACATGTTCACACCCAGGAAAGCAAAGGTCGTGACCGCCAGACCCACCAGCGCCCACCAGGCCGCCACGGTGCCGCGCAGGCCCTTCATCAGGCGCATGTGCAGCCAGGCCGCGTAGTTCAGCCAGACGATCAGCGCCCAGGTCTCCTTCGGGTCCCAGCTCCAGTAGCCGCCCCAGGCCTCGGCCGCCCACAGCGCCCCGAGCACGGTGGCGATGGTGAAAAACGCAAAACCGACGGCGATGGCCTTGTACATCACGTCGTCCAGCACCTCGAAGCTGGGCAGGCGCTCGGCGATGCGTTTGCGCCCGAACATGATGGTGGCCACGATCAGCGCCGACACGCCGAAGTAAACAAACCAGTAGCTGCCGCCCTTCTCGGCCGCCGACTGCCGGAACACGATCGGCTCCAGGCACAGCACCAGTCCCAGGATCCACAGCGGCGCGAGCTTGTACCAGCGGGTCTCATTCGCGCTTTGTTTGATGAGGTAGGCGAAAGCCAGCATGGCCGCGATGGCGAAGGTGCCATAACCGATGAAGTTGGCGGGCACGTGCAGCTTCATCCACCAGCTTTGCAGCGCGGGCACCAGCGGCTGGATTTCATGGGCTTCGCGGATCACCGTGTACCAGAGCAGGAACCCCACCGCAGCGCTCACCACCAGCATCACGAAGGCGCCCATGCGCCGGGTCTTGTACTGGTCTTCGTAATACAGGTAGAACGCCGCCGTCATCCAGCAAAACAGCACAAAAACCTCGTACAGGTTGCTCACCGGGATGTGGCCAATGTCGGGCCCGATCTGGTGGCTCTCGTACCAGCGCACCATGGTGCCGATGAGCGCGAGCGTCACAGCCACCCAGGCCAGGCGCGATCCCAGCAGTTCGAAAGTGTCTCCAGCGCGGGTGAACATGCCGACCCAGTAAAACGCCGTGCTCATGAAGAACAGGACGCTCATCCACAGAATGGCCGACTGGCTGGAGATGAAGTACTTGAGCATGAAGACCTGGTCGGCGCGCGCCAGATCGGCGCCACCGGCCGGCGTCTGGTACAGCCAGATCGCCAGCAGCGCAAAGGCCGCCACGACCACCGACAACGCCCCCAGCGGCCGCCAGAACCAGGCCAGCCAGATCAGGGACGGCGCTGTCCCCACCAGGATGGCTTTCTCGTAACCGTCCATGGCCGAGCCATACAGCGCAAACGCAATGGCGGTGCCCGCCACGACCAGCGCGGCAAACAGCCAGTCCCACACATTGCGGCGAGCGAAGTAGCCGGGTTCAAGGCCCTGGCCACCCCGGTCTTTTTTCAGTTCGATGGTCTGGTTCGCGGTGGCGGTATTCATGCTGGCACCTTCAACAACTGGGACTTCAAAAGTTCAAACTCGCGGTCGGCTTCCATCGTCTTTCGGTTCGACGACAAAGCCATGGTGGCCGTGGACGACTGATCGGCCGACGGCGCAAGCCACACCCAAAGACGGCGCTCGCGCACATAGAGCATGGCGAACACGCCCACGATCAACAACAGACAGCCCAGGTAAACGATGTTCTGGCCCGGCGCCCGCGCCACCTGGAACACACTGGCCTGCACATGCGTGAAGTCCTTGAGCTGGAATGTCATGGGCGCGGGATAGAAGAACGTGTCGCTCAGGCTGATGACGGCCTGCGTCATGAACTGCTGCGTGGCGTCGTTGCGCTCCAGTGGCGGGAGATTGGCACGTTCGCGGCTGACCTGCAACAGCTCAAACAGCGTGCCGTTCAGGATGCGCACCAACACCTCACTAGCGCGCTCGCGTTCGGCCTGCGGCACGTTGTTTTCGAGGAAATTCGACACGGCCTGCAAGCCACCCATCACAGGGGGTTTGATGCCCGCGCCATCCGCCACAGGCGTCGCCTGCACCGAGGGCTCGGCGCCGGCAAACAAGGCCAGCGCGCGTGTGGCCGAGGCCACCAGCGCTTCGGCCAGCTCAGGGCGTCCGTCTTCCACCGCCGACACCGCGTAGCGCCGCACCGCGAGCTCACGCATCTGCGGATCGTCGAGCGCGGCGCGCAAACGCACGAAGCCGTCCATGCTGTCGTTCTCGTCCACCGGGATGCGCAGGTAGCGGAACGGATCGGACGGCGTTTCGCGCAGGCCGAGCAGGTACATGCGCGCACCTTCGATCTCCATCGGCAGCATGTAATTGTGGTACTCCACCGCCTGGCCAGCAGCATCGCGCAGCTTGTAGGTGATGCTCGGGCCCACGTTGCGCAGTGTCTTCTCGGTGGCGGTCTTGTGGCCGCTGCCCAGGCGGCTTTCGATCGAGCTGCGCAGGTCGACCTTGCGCACATCCACACCCTCGGCCGGGTTCATGCCGGCGAAGTTTTCCACGTTGATCGTGCGCAGGCCGGTGTATTCCAGCACCAGCTTGTCGTCGCCATTGCTCAGCGCGCTCGACCCGCCGATGGTGCCTTCGATCTCGAAGGGGCGCGTGGGCCGGTTCAGCGGCACGGCCTGCAGCTTCACGCGCGAGCCGCCGTCATCAAAGCTCGACTGGTAGATGTTGATGCCGCGGTGGCTCGCCGGATGGTTCACCTCCACGCGCGCTTCCTTCTTCTCGCCGGTCTCGAAATCGGTGATCACGATGTCGCTGGCGAACAGCTTGGGCATGCCGGTCTCGTAGTACTCGACGATGAACTTCTTGAGTTCAACCGAGAACGGCAGGTCTTGCAACAACACGCCGGTGGGCTGGGCGAGGATGGCCGTGCTGGCGGTCGTGCCTTCGGTCACGAGCAGGTTGGCGCGGAAGGTCGGGTTGCTGGACGAGAGACGGTGCTGCGCGGGCACATCGGCGATCAGGCCACCACCCGTGAACGCGGACTTGCCGTTGAACCAGGTCTGCGCGCGCACCATCAAGTCGCCATCCAGCAGTCCACCGATGCAGACCAGCACGATGGCGCTGTGCGCCGCGATGTAGCCGATCTTGTTGGCCGCGCCGGTCTTGGCCGCCACCATCCAGCCCTGACCTTGCGGCGTGTCGCGCGACTGCAGCTTGACCTTCCAGCCCGAGCCCAGCAGCGTCTGGCCGATGCGGTTGGCCGCGGCCTGCGGCGATTCCACCAGCGTGCTTTCGGCGCGGTGTGGAAAAGCCTTCAAGCTTTGCTCGCGGATGTTTTCCTTGTAGACCTTGAAGTCGGCCAGGATCTTGGGCGTGTTGCGGGCAATGCACAGGCTGGTGCTCACCACCAGAAAGGCCAGGATCAGCAGAAACCACCATGCGCTGTAGACCGAGGTCAGGTTGGCGCTGGCAAACACGTCCGCCCAGAACGGTCCGAACTGGTTGACGTAGTTGTTGAAGGGCTCGTGCTGTTTGACCACCGTGCCGATCACCGAGGCGATGCAGATGACCGTGAGCAGCGAGATGGAAAACCGCATCGACGACAACAACTCCACCGCCTCGCTGACGATGCGCGAGCCGGTGCGGATGTGCAGGCCTTGGGTGGAAACGGTCATGGGGCAGGGGTAAGGAACGGTTCAACAAAAAGGGCGGTTCCAGTGATTCCGGAACGCGCCCTGTTGTGATGTTGTTTTTCGCCGGCGGTTCACCGCCGGAAGGCATCAACGCATTGTGCCGCTAAATATTACTGTTCGCTTATATCCCGGAAGGCGACCGAGGGCAAACGCCCCGGTTGCATCTCAGCGCAGGCCGGCGATGTAGTCGGACACCGCCTTGATTTCGCGGTCGTTCATCTTGGCGGCCACGCCCGTCATCTGTGCGTTGTTGGCGCGCGTGCCATCGCGGAAATGCCTGAGCTGGGTTTCGGTGTATTCGGCGTGCTGTCCCGAGAGGCGCGGGTACTGGGCCGGAATGCCGGCGCCGTTGGGGCTGTGGCAACCAGCGCAGGCCGCAATCTGTCGGTCTGGGATGCCGCCGCGGTAAATGCGCTCGCCCAGCGCCACCAGATCCTTGTCGGTGGCCGCTCCGGGCGTCGCTTTCTGCGAGGCGAGCCAGAAACCGATGTTGCGCATGTCTTCATCGGACAAGCCGGAGGCCATGCCCTTCATGATCGCGTTGTCCCGCTTGCCCGACTTGTATTCCTGCAACTGCTTGACCAGGTACTCGGGGTGCTGCTGCGCCAACTTGGGGTTCACCGGCGTGGTGGAGTTGCCGTCGGCCGCGTGGCAGGCCACACAGACCTGGCCATAGGATGCTGCGCCTTTGGCCAGATCGGGTTTGACCGACTGCGCCTGAACACTGAACGACAAAGCCACGGCAGCGGCGGCGCAAAGAAGGGAAACAGGCAATTTCATGACGGGACGGGCGTCGCGAGCGACGTGTTCGGGTTGAAGAATTTCGCGATCT is a genomic window of Hydrogenophaga sp. RAC07 containing:
- a CDS encoding cytochrome c biogenesis protein ResB, which translates into the protein MTVSTQGLHIRTGSRIVSEAVELLSSMRFSISLLTVICIASVIGTVVKQHEPFNNYVNQFGPFWADVFASANLTSVYSAWWFLLILAFLVVSTSLCIARNTPKILADFKVYKENIREQSLKAFPHRAESTLVESPQAAANRIGQTLLGSGWKVKLQSRDTPQGQGWMVAAKTGAANKIGYIAAHSAIVLVCIGGLLDGDLMVRAQTWFNGKSAFTGGGLIADVPAQHRLSSSNPTFRANLLVTEGTTASTAILAQPTGVLLQDLPFSVELKKFIVEYYETGMPKLFASDIVITDFETGEKKEARVEVNHPASHRGINIYQSSFDDGGSRVKLQAVPLNRPTRPFEIEGTIGGSSALSNGDDKLVLEYTGLRTINVENFAGMNPAEGVDVRKVDLRSSIESRLGSGHKTATEKTLRNVGPSITYKLRDAAGQAVEYHNYMLPMEIEGARMYLLGLRETPSDPFRYLRIPVDENDSMDGFVRLRAALDDPQMRELAVRRYAVSAVEDGRPELAEALVASATRALALFAGAEPSVQATPVADGAGIKPPVMGGLQAVSNFLENNVPQAERERASEVLVRILNGTLFELLQVSRERANLPPLERNDATQQFMTQAVISLSDTFFYPAPMTFQLKDFTHVQASVFQVARAPGQNIVYLGCLLLIVGVFAMLYVRERRLWVWLAPSADQSSTATMALSSNRKTMEADREFELLKSQLLKVPA
- the ccsB gene encoding c-type cytochrome biogenesis protein CcsB — translated: MNTATANQTIELKKDRGGQGLEPGYFARRNVWDWLFAALVVAGTAIAFALYGSAMDGYEKAILVGTAPSLIWLAWFWRPLGALSVVVAAFALLAIWLYQTPAGGADLARADQVFMLKYFISSQSAILWMSVLFFMSTAFYWVGMFTRAGDTFELLGSRLAWVAVTLALIGTMVRWYESHQIGPDIGHIPVSNLYEVFVLFCWMTAAFYLYYEDQYKTRRMGAFVMLVVSAAVGFLLWYTVIREAHEIQPLVPALQSWWMKLHVPANFIGYGTFAIAAMLAFAYLIKQSANETRWYKLAPLWILGLVLCLEPIVFRQSAAEKGGSYWFVYFGVSALIVATIMFGRKRIAERLPSFEVLDDVMYKAIAVGFAFFTIATVLGALWAAEAWGGYWSWDPKETWALIVWLNYAAWLHMRLMKGLRGTVAAWWALVGLAVTTFAFLGVNMFLSGLHSYGEL
- the msrP gene encoding protein-methionine-sulfoxide reductase catalytic subunit MsrP, translating into MLIRTSQDGFNHPFPSEITAKAAYQNRRQWLQRSAFAAAAVGGVASLATKDAWAQSAGPTPRPGKLLPLPGKSSSVPGATTVEKLTSYDDASTYNNYYEFSTDKADPAVYAKSLKPRPWTVAVEGLVNKPGTFDLDALLKLSPMEERIYRLRCVEGWSMVVPWVGYSMAELIKQVQPQGSAKFVEFVTLADNKQMPGLNSNVLEWPYVEGLRLDEAMHPLTLLTFGMYGEVLPNQNGAPVRLVVPWKYGFKSGKSIVKIRFTDKEPRTAWNRAAPMEYGFYSNVNPQVSHPRWSQATERRIGEEGGLFAKRRQTQMFNGYEPQVGQLYAGMDLRKFF
- the lysA gene encoding diaminopimelate decarboxylase; translation: MTLPPFISYQSGELVMEGVSLKKLAEQHGTPLFVYSRAAMLGALAAYQRGLAGRSHQICYAMKANSTLGILQTLVRAGCGLDIVSGGELERALAAGVEPGKIIFSGVGKTRAEMRRALDVGIGCFNVESRAELDVLDEVARDMKRRAPVSVRVNPNVDAQTHPYISTGLKGNKFGIAHEDVVATYRHAAACTGLHVVGIDCHIGSQITQTGPYLDAMDRVLDLVQSIEAAGVPIEHIDFGGGLGIDYHGDTPPQADALWQQLLKRLDERGFGDRKIVIEPGRSLVGNAGVCLTEVLYRKPGEQKNFLIVDAAMNDLPRPAMYQAFHRIVEVAPREEAPTTWDVVGPVCESGDWLGRDRALAAQSGDVLAVLSAGAYCMSMASNYNTRGRAAEVLVDGNTATLIRARESAADQLRLETLLPPA
- the lptM gene encoding LPS translocon maturation chaperone LptM, which codes for MLRTTRILGRPPSRTRVVGMVLGLLLLSACGQKGPLYLPTATPTPASTNATTIAPTPTVSPALR
- a CDS encoding c-type cytochrome, which translates into the protein MKLPVSLLCAAAAVALSFSVQAQSVKPDLAKGAASYGQVCVACHAADGNSTTPVNPKLAQQHPEYLVKQLQEYKSGKRDNAIMKGMASGLSDEDMRNIGFWLASQKATPGAATDKDLVALGERIYRGGIPDRQIAACAGCHSPNGAGIPAQYPRLSGQHAEYTETQLRHFRDGTRANNAQMTGVAAKMNDREIKAVSDYIAGLR
- the cyaY gene encoding iron donor protein CyaY — encoded protein: MTDTEYQDLAEALLRAIELACDRINDQTDADVDNQRVGGMITMTFANGSQIIVNLQKPLQEVWLAARAGGFHYRHDGTAWMDTKGQGEFLAHLSRFASEQSGQSLSFSS
- a CDS encoding sulfite oxidase heme-binding subunit YedZ, producing MEAIRSPGLPAGARSPGSRINRWLSHRSAKPVGFVLALLPFAWLVWAAFADQLGANPAEALIRSLGDWTIRFLVLVLVITPLRTVSGWVALARLRRMVGLFVFFYACLHLLAYAWFDMEFSVPGIVDDVIKRPFILVGFLGWLLLLALAATSFNRAIRAMGAQRWQLLHRAVYVIAGLAVLHFFWMRSGKNDFAEVAVYAGLFAALLGWRLWRRLSKPRAA